One region of Serinus canaria isolate serCan28SL12 chromosome 25, serCan2020, whole genome shotgun sequence genomic DNA includes:
- the SCAMP3 gene encoding secretory carrier-associated membrane protein 3 isoform X4 produces MAQRGGPAVLPDNPFQDPAALQARPGSVLDGYNPFESDAPPPPFQTPSVAPPPPVPAAAQPPRKASPTEPRNYGSYGSQASAAAATAELLKRQEELNRKAEELDRRERELQNAALGGSQTRLNNWPPLPSFCPVKPCFYQDIPVEIPADFQKTVTTMYYLWMASTIALFMNFLSSLAWFCVDPSSGSGFGLSILWALLYTPCSFVCWYRPMYKAFRSDSSFNFFVFFFVFFAQNVMYVLQAIGIPNWGFSGWILSLIALRTNTAVAVMMILVSLSFTAVAVLGIIMLKKIHSLYRRTGASFQKAQEEFAAGVFSNQAVRTAAANAAAGAATNAFRAP; encoded by the exons ATGGCCCAGCGCGGCGGCCCCGCGGTGCTCCCGGACAACCCCTTCCAGGACCCCGCGGCGCTGCAGGCCCGGCCCGGGTCTGTGCTCGATGGCTACAACCCCTTCGAGAGCGACGCG ccaccGCCGCCCTTCCAGACCCCTTCGGtggcgccgccgcccccggtACCGGCGGCCGCGCAGCCCCCGCGGAAGGCGAGTCCCACCGAGCCCCGCAACTACGGCTCCTACGGCTCGCAG GCctcggccgccgccgccacggcagagctgctgaagcGGCAGGAGGAGCTCAACCGGAAAGCGGAGGAGCTGGACCGGCGGGAGCGGGAGCTGCAGAACGCGGCGCTCGGCGGTTCCCAGA CGAGGCTCAACAACTGGCCCCCGCTGCCGTCCTTCTGCCCGGTGAAGCCGTGCTTCTACCAGGACATCCCCGTGGAGATCCCTGCTGACTTCCAGAAGACAGTTACAACCATGTACTACCTCTGGATGG CCAGCACCATTGCTCTGTTCATGAACTTCCTGTCCTCGCTCGCCTGGTTCTGCGTGGATCCCTCATCCGGTTCTGGGTTTGGCCTCTCCatcctctgggctctgctctaCACGCCCTGTTCCTTTGTCTGTTGGTACCGGCCCATGTACAAAGCTTTCAG GAGCGACAGTTCCTTCAacttctttgtcttcttcttcgTGTTCTTTGCCCAGAACGTGATGTATGTGCTGCAGGCCATCGGCATCCCAAACTGGGGATTCAG CGGCTGGATCCTGAGCCTGATAGCACTGCGGACTAACACGGCCGTGGCTGTGATGATGATCCTGGTGTCCTTGTCCTTCAcggcagtggctgtgctggggatcaTCATGCTGAAAAAG aTCCACTCTCTGTACCGCCGCACGGGTGCCAGCTTCCAGAAGGCCCAGGAGGAGTTTGCAGCCGGGGTTTTCTCCAACCAGGCCGTGCGCACGGCCGCGGCCAACGCCGCCGCGGGCGCGGCCACCAACGCCTTCCGTGCCCCGTAG
- the SCAMP3 gene encoding secretory carrier-associated membrane protein 3 isoform X2 yields the protein MAQRGGPAVLPDNPFQDPAALQARPGSVLDGYNPFESDAPPPPFQTPSVAPPPPVPAAAQPPRKASPTEPRNYGSYGSQASAAAATAELLKRQEELNRKAEELDRRERELQNAALGGSQTRLNNWPPLPSFCPVKPCFYQDIPVEIPADFQKTVTTMYYLWMASTIALFMNFLSSLAWFCVDPSSGSGFGLSILWALLYTPCSFVCWYRPMYKAFRSDSSFNFFVFFFVFFAQNVMYVLQAIGIPNWGFSGWILSLIALRTNTAVAVMMILVSLSFTAVAVLGIIMLKKPRGRPALPLPAHRGSSRGRRGNLRKRKPESHFHWIPVRPHQRLPHPSLEVLVPESSAALYPLSSRTEAVLVCAGPLPSADWGEQGGER from the exons ATGGCCCAGCGCGGCGGCCCCGCGGTGCTCCCGGACAACCCCTTCCAGGACCCCGCGGCGCTGCAGGCCCGGCCCGGGTCTGTGCTCGATGGCTACAACCCCTTCGAGAGCGACGCG ccaccGCCGCCCTTCCAGACCCCTTCGGtggcgccgccgcccccggtACCGGCGGCCGCGCAGCCCCCGCGGAAGGCGAGTCCCACCGAGCCCCGCAACTACGGCTCCTACGGCTCGCAG GCctcggccgccgccgccacggcagagctgctgaagcGGCAGGAGGAGCTCAACCGGAAAGCGGAGGAGCTGGACCGGCGGGAGCGGGAGCTGCAGAACGCGGCGCTCGGCGGTTCCCAGA CGAGGCTCAACAACTGGCCCCCGCTGCCGTCCTTCTGCCCGGTGAAGCCGTGCTTCTACCAGGACATCCCCGTGGAGATCCCTGCTGACTTCCAGAAGACAGTTACAACCATGTACTACCTCTGGATGG CCAGCACCATTGCTCTGTTCATGAACTTCCTGTCCTCGCTCGCCTGGTTCTGCGTGGATCCCTCATCCGGTTCTGGGTTTGGCCTCTCCatcctctgggctctgctctaCACGCCCTGTTCCTTTGTCTGTTGGTACCGGCCCATGTACAAAGCTTTCAG GAGCGACAGTTCCTTCAacttctttgtcttcttcttcgTGTTCTTTGCCCAGAACGTGATGTATGTGCTGCAGGCCATCGGCATCCCAAACTGGGGATTCAG CGGCTGGATCCTGAGCCTGATAGCACTGCGGACTAACACGGCCGTGGCTGTGATGATGATCCTGGTGTCCTTGTCCTTCAcggcagtggctgtgctggggatcaTCATGCTGAAAAAG CCACGCGGGcgcccagccctgcccctcccgGCGCACCGGGGCTCTTCCcgaggaagaagaggaaaccTGAGGAAGAGGAAACCCGAGTCGCACTTTCACTGGATCCCCGTGCGTCCGCATCAGAGGCTGCCTCATCCCAGCTTGGAAGTGCTGGTGCCTGAATCGTCTGCTGCTCTTTACCCCCTTTCCTCACGGACAGAGGCTGTTCTGGTTTGTGCTGGTCCCCTCCCCTCAGCAGActggggggagcagggtggggagcGCTGA
- the SCAMP3 gene encoding secretory carrier-associated membrane protein 3 isoform X1 yields MAQRGGPAVLPDNPFQDPAALQARPGSVLDGYNPFESDAVSGGACPDTGACPCTGSSSRAPEPSPLLARSHLSPLPLQPPPPFQTPSVAPPPPVPAAAQPPRKASPTEPRNYGSYGSQASAAAATAELLKRQEELNRKAEELDRRERELQNAALGGSQTRLNNWPPLPSFCPVKPCFYQDIPVEIPADFQKTVTTMYYLWMASTIALFMNFLSSLAWFCVDPSSGSGFGLSILWALLYTPCSFVCWYRPMYKAFRSDSSFNFFVFFFVFFAQNVMYVLQAIGIPNWGFSGWILSLIALRTNTAVAVMMILVSLSFTAVAVLGIIMLKKPRGRPALPLPAHRGSSRGRRGNLRKRKPESHFHWIPVRPHQRLPHPSLEVLVPESSAALYPLSSRTEAVLVCAGPLPSADWGEQGGER; encoded by the exons ATGGCCCAGCGCGGCGGCCCCGCGGTGCTCCCGGACAACCCCTTCCAGGACCCCGCGGCGCTGCAGGCCCGGCCCGGGTCTGTGCTCGATGGCTACAACCCCTTCGAGAGCGACGCGGTGAGCGGCGGGGCCTGCCCGGACACCGGGGCCTGCCCGTGTACCGGATCTTCTTCCCGGGCACCGGAGCCCTCCCCGCTGCTGGCGCGGTCTcacctctctcctcttcccctgcagccaccGCCGCCCTTCCAGACCCCTTCGGtggcgccgccgcccccggtACCGGCGGCCGCGCAGCCCCCGCGGAAGGCGAGTCCCACCGAGCCCCGCAACTACGGCTCCTACGGCTCGCAG GCctcggccgccgccgccacggcagagctgctgaagcGGCAGGAGGAGCTCAACCGGAAAGCGGAGGAGCTGGACCGGCGGGAGCGGGAGCTGCAGAACGCGGCGCTCGGCGGTTCCCAGA CGAGGCTCAACAACTGGCCCCCGCTGCCGTCCTTCTGCCCGGTGAAGCCGTGCTTCTACCAGGACATCCCCGTGGAGATCCCTGCTGACTTCCAGAAGACAGTTACAACCATGTACTACCTCTGGATGG CCAGCACCATTGCTCTGTTCATGAACTTCCTGTCCTCGCTCGCCTGGTTCTGCGTGGATCCCTCATCCGGTTCTGGGTTTGGCCTCTCCatcctctgggctctgctctaCACGCCCTGTTCCTTTGTCTGTTGGTACCGGCCCATGTACAAAGCTTTCAG GAGCGACAGTTCCTTCAacttctttgtcttcttcttcgTGTTCTTTGCCCAGAACGTGATGTATGTGCTGCAGGCCATCGGCATCCCAAACTGGGGATTCAG CGGCTGGATCCTGAGCCTGATAGCACTGCGGACTAACACGGCCGTGGCTGTGATGATGATCCTGGTGTCCTTGTCCTTCAcggcagtggctgtgctggggatcaTCATGCTGAAAAAG CCACGCGGGcgcccagccctgcccctcccgGCGCACCGGGGCTCTTCCcgaggaagaagaggaaaccTGAGGAAGAGGAAACCCGAGTCGCACTTTCACTGGATCCCCGTGCGTCCGCATCAGAGGCTGCCTCATCCCAGCTTGGAAGTGCTGGTGCCTGAATCGTCTGCTGCTCTTTACCCCCTTTCCTCACGGACAGAGGCTGTTCTGGTTTGTGCTGGTCCCCTCCCCTCAGCAGActggggggagcagggtggggagcGCTGA
- the CLK2 gene encoding dual specificity protein kinase CLK2 isoform X3, producing MDHRRGGARVALKIIKNVEKYKEAARLEINVLEKINEKDPENTNLCVRMFDWFDYHGHMCISFELLGLSTFDFLKDNNYLPYPIHQVRHMAFQVCQAVKFLHDNKLTHTDLKPENILFVNSDYELSYNLEKKRDERSVKSTAIRVVDFGSATFDHEHHSTIVSTRHYRAPEVILELGWSQPCDVWSIGCIIFEYYVGFTLFQTHDNREHLAMMERILGPIPSRMVRKTRKQKYFYHGRLDWDENTSAGRYVRENCKPLRRYLTSEAEDHHRLFDLIESMLEYEPSKRVTLAEALKHPFFDMLGMEPSTKMWDSSRDISR from the exons ATGGATCACCGGAG GGGTGGTGCACGTGTTGCTCTGAAAATCATTAAAAACGTAGAGAAATACAAAGAGGCTGCTCGACTGGAAATCAACGTGCTGGAGAAAATCAACGAGAAGGATCCTGAGAACACAAA TCTCTGTGTCAGGATGTTTGACTGGTTTGACTACCACGGCCACATGTGCATCTCCTTCgagctgctggggctcagcacctTTGATTTCCTGAAGGATAACAACTACCTGCCTTACCCCATCCACCAAGTACGGCACATGGCCTTCCAGGTGTGCCAGGCTGTGAAGT TTCTGCATGACAATAAACTCACCCACACTGACCTCAAGCCAGAGAACATCCTCTTTGTGAACTCTGACTACGAGCTCTCCTACAACCTGGAAAAG AAACGGGATGAGAGGAGCGTGAAGAGCACGGCCATCAGGGTGGTGGACTTTGGCAGTGCCACCTTTGACCATGAGCATCACAGCACCATCGTCTCCACCAGGCACTACCGGGCCCCCGAAGTCATCCTGG agcttGGCTGGAGTCAGCCCTGTGATGTGTGGAGTATTGGCTGCATCATCTTTGAGTATTATGTGGGTTTCACCCTTTTCCAG ACACATGACAACCGGGAGCACCTGGCCATGATGGAGAGGATTTTGGGGCCAATTCCTTCTCGAATGGTCCGGAAGACAAG gaaacagaaatatttctaccACGGCCGCCTGGACTGGGATGAGAACACCTCAGCTGGACGCTACGTTCGGGAGAACTGCAAACCACTGCGG CGATACCTGACCTCGGAGGCCGAGGACCATCACCGCCTGTTCGACCTCATTGAGAGCATGCTGGAGTACGAGCCCTCCAAGCGTGTCACCCTGGCTGAGGCCCTCAAGCACCCCTTCTTTGACATGCTGGGCATGGAGCCCAGCACAAAAATGTGGGACTCGAGCCGGGACATCAGCCGGTGA
- the SCAMP3 gene encoding secretory carrier-associated membrane protein 3 isoform X3, which translates to MAQRGGPAVLPDNPFQDPAALQARPGSVLDGYNPFESDAVSGGACPDTGACPCTGSSSRAPEPSPLLARSHLSPLPLQPPPPFQTPSVAPPPPVPAAAQPPRKASPTEPRNYGSYGSQASAAAATAELLKRQEELNRKAEELDRRERELQNAALGGSQTRLNNWPPLPSFCPVKPCFYQDIPVEIPADFQKTVTTMYYLWMASTIALFMNFLSSLAWFCVDPSSGSGFGLSILWALLYTPCSFVCWYRPMYKAFRSDSSFNFFVFFFVFFAQNVMYVLQAIGIPNWGFSGWILSLIALRTNTAVAVMMILVSLSFTAVAVLGIIMLKKIHSLYRRTGASFQKAQEEFAAGVFSNQAVRTAAANAAAGAATNAFRAP; encoded by the exons ATGGCCCAGCGCGGCGGCCCCGCGGTGCTCCCGGACAACCCCTTCCAGGACCCCGCGGCGCTGCAGGCCCGGCCCGGGTCTGTGCTCGATGGCTACAACCCCTTCGAGAGCGACGCGGTGAGCGGCGGGGCCTGCCCGGACACCGGGGCCTGCCCGTGTACCGGATCTTCTTCCCGGGCACCGGAGCCCTCCCCGCTGCTGGCGCGGTCTcacctctctcctcttcccctgcagccaccGCCGCCCTTCCAGACCCCTTCGGtggcgccgccgcccccggtACCGGCGGCCGCGCAGCCCCCGCGGAAGGCGAGTCCCACCGAGCCCCGCAACTACGGCTCCTACGGCTCGCAG GCctcggccgccgccgccacggcagagctgctgaagcGGCAGGAGGAGCTCAACCGGAAAGCGGAGGAGCTGGACCGGCGGGAGCGGGAGCTGCAGAACGCGGCGCTCGGCGGTTCCCAGA CGAGGCTCAACAACTGGCCCCCGCTGCCGTCCTTCTGCCCGGTGAAGCCGTGCTTCTACCAGGACATCCCCGTGGAGATCCCTGCTGACTTCCAGAAGACAGTTACAACCATGTACTACCTCTGGATGG CCAGCACCATTGCTCTGTTCATGAACTTCCTGTCCTCGCTCGCCTGGTTCTGCGTGGATCCCTCATCCGGTTCTGGGTTTGGCCTCTCCatcctctgggctctgctctaCACGCCCTGTTCCTTTGTCTGTTGGTACCGGCCCATGTACAAAGCTTTCAG GAGCGACAGTTCCTTCAacttctttgtcttcttcttcgTGTTCTTTGCCCAGAACGTGATGTATGTGCTGCAGGCCATCGGCATCCCAAACTGGGGATTCAG CGGCTGGATCCTGAGCCTGATAGCACTGCGGACTAACACGGCCGTGGCTGTGATGATGATCCTGGTGTCCTTGTCCTTCAcggcagtggctgtgctggggatcaTCATGCTGAAAAAG aTCCACTCTCTGTACCGCCGCACGGGTGCCAGCTTCCAGAAGGCCCAGGAGGAGTTTGCAGCCGGGGTTTTCTCCAACCAGGCCGTGCGCACGGCCGCGGCCAACGCCGCCGCGGGCGCGGCCACCAACGCCTTCCGTGCCCCGTAG